TACGTAATAAGGAACTTATTTAAATATACTGACTATGGAACTTTAGGATCAACGTTATGTTCAATGAAACTTATTAAAAGACAGGTATATGGAAGTAATTCATCGTAAGTTACTATAAAACTGAATCATTCTTATACACCATGAAACTAACTCAACGTTTTGTACTACGGAATTAATTCAATGTTATGTACTATGAAACTAAATCGATACGTAACATTTTAATTGACAAATAGCAGACATGCGCATCGACAATCTGACTGTTTTACATCGTAGCATCGTTCTTTCGTTCCAGTTTTTACACGGACAGCGTCCTTAATAGGACACTGTATAAAGGTTTTAATATATAGTAACACATTGATTGTTTAACTATCAAACTTATGTCTGCCAAGACTGTTTATACTATAATTCAGATTATTACTGAAAATTGTTCTTTTATTAAGACGGCCGATTTTGCCGACTGGACAAagtcaaattaaagaatttagtaaaaaaaaaaaaacaatcttcgTCTGTTTATATACCGAAATATATCAAATGAATTCGCTTGTTAAGCTGCGTATATTAATTGGCTTTATGCACTTTCGTTTTCTTTTCTTATCTTACCAGCAAGAAATTGATATCAATACCCGATGGTAGCTAAATTAGCAGTAAAAATAGACTTTTATTGTTACAATGATCAAATTCAAGAGTACGTccatattttctttgtaaaacaaTTTCGAACAACATTTTGCCATTCTGTCATTGTACAGTCTCCGTAATGACCAAAAACGTATTTATTACAAATTACCAATATCATTTTCATGTTTGAAGtaaacatgtcctattgcagccattccagacaatatctgatctgatgTGTTAAAGTAAACGTGTCTtattgcagccattccagacaatatctgatctgatatattaaagtaaacatgccctattgcagccattccagacaatatctgatctgatatattaaagtaaacacgCCCTATTGCAGCaattccagacaatatctgactctgatctgatatattaaagtaaacatgtcctattgcagccattccagacaatatcaTGTCTGATATATTGAAAGCATATTCTATTGCAGCCATTCCTGACAAAATCTGATCTCATATATTAAAGTAAGcatgtcctattgcagccattcACGACAATATCTGATATGAGGTGTTAAAGGaaacatgtcctattgcagccattccagacaatatctgatctgatatattaatttcaaaagtaaacatgtcctattgcagccattccagacaatatatgatctgatatattaaagtaagcatgccctattgcagccattccagacaatatctgatctgatatattataGTAAACACGCCCTATTGCAGCAATttcagacaatatctgatctgatatattaaagtaaacatgtcctTAAAGTAAACACGCCCTATTGCAGCAATTTCAGACAATATCTGattctgatctgatatattaaagtaaacatgccCTATCgcagccattccagacaataCCTGATCTGATATACTAAAGTAAACATGGCCTATCGCAGCAACTCCAGACTATATCTGATCtcatatattaaagtaaacatgtcctattgcagccattccagacaatatatgatctgatatattaaagtaaacatgccctattgcagccattccagacaatatctgatctgatatattaaagtaagcatgtcctattgcagccattccagacaatatctgataTGATGTGTTAAAGGaaacatgtcctattgcagccattccagacaatatctgatctgatatattaatttcaaaagtaaacatgtcctattgcagccattccagacaatatatgatctgatatattaaagtaagcatgccctattgcagccattccagacaatatctgatctgatatattaaagtaaacacgCCCTATTGCAGCAATttcagacaatatctgatctgatatattaaagtaaacatgtcctTAAAGTAAACACGCCCTATTGCAGCAATTTCAGACAATATCTGattctgatctgatatattaaagtaaacatgccCTATCgcagccattccagacaataCCTGATCTGATATACTAAGGTAAACATGGCCTATCGCAGCAACTCCAGACTATATCTGATCtcatatattaaagtaaacatgtcctattgcagccaatccagacaatatctgatctgatatattaaagtaaacatgccctattgcagccattccagacaatatctgatctgatatattaaagtaaactcGCCCTATTGCAGCAATttcagacaatatctgatctgatatattaaagtaaacatgtcctTAAAGTAAACACGCCCTATTGCAGCAATttcagacaatatctgatctgatatattaaagtaaacatgatCTATCGCAGCCATTCTAGACAATACCTGATCTGATATACTAAAGTAAACATGGCCTATCGCAGCAATTCCAGACTATATCTGATCtcatatattaaagtaaacatgtcctattgcagccatttcagacaatatctgatctgatatgttaatgtaaacatgtcctattgcagccattccatacaatatctgatctgatatattaaagttaacatgtcctattgcagtcattccagacaatatctgatctgatatgttaatgtaaacatgtcctattgcagccattccagacaatCTCTTATCTGATGTGTTACTGATTGGTCACGTGACATGGTGAATGCACACGGGTTTTTTACCTCTGataaatttggaaataaaaagcttatttggacataattttgttaataagtgtgttacaataaaatttgaaaggtTTCTGTTGGAAGTGCTCAGTAGTGtaccagttaaaataatggttaGACGtgacaatacaaacaaacaatacatGGACAAAAGCGGTCAATCTACTCGGATGGCGGACAATGGCGGCCATAGTGAACATAGTGACTGGTCAAAAGTTCGTCAAAAGCGGAAAAGAATGTCGACAGGTGGAGCATCTGAACCAGGTGGGACATTTGAAGATCGTAcaataaataagaataaaatgaCTAAAGAACAGTTTTAAACATTGAATACCGATGACAAATTAGTAGCCCTTTTCTACATGATCTCGTGCGCAAATTCAATCACAACAAGGGTCTCGAAAATAGAACACCTGGTAGAAAATATCGTATCTGcaaatgaaaatacatatgacaaaataaaaatccTCCAATATAAAAGCATAGACCAAGAAGCCAGAAGCCGCAGGAACAATCTGATATTCAGGGGTATCCCTGAAGTGTTAATGAATGAAAAGAGTGAATATGTCGTAGCTCGATTCATTGAGGAAAACCTTGACACTGATGTCTCAGAGCTGTCTGTTGATTCTGTCCATCGCATCGGCGCTCCCGCCCGAGGTAAAACCCGACCCATCATAGGCAATTTCTCCAGCCAAAAAGAGATTGAG
This DNA window, taken from Mercenaria mercenaria strain notata unplaced genomic scaffold, MADL_Memer_1 contig_4250, whole genome shotgun sequence, encodes the following:
- the LOC128553721 gene encoding uncharacterized protein LOC128553721 — encoded protein: MISCANSITTRVSKIEHLVENIVSANENTYDKIKILQYKSIDQEARSRRNNLIFRGIPEVLMNEKSEYVVARFIEENLDTDVSELSVDSVHRIGAPARGKTRPIIGNFSSQKEIELILSKAYLLKGKDFGINRDYPPEIVQARSRLWPTYKDMKAKNRKGAVFIGYPVKLRVNKKIIRDEFPVWREIMQQSRVDASKPVSLPALYYKCGNQQHVRNIDGVRKL